One genomic region from Gemmobacter aquarius encodes:
- the tkt gene encoding transketolase, which translates to MDIQTLRDRHPDHWKRACAIRTLTLDAVAAANSGHSGMPMGMADVATVLFDKHLSFDPKAPRWANRDRFILSAGHGSMLIYALLYLTGYEDVTLEQIKNFRQWGAITAGHPEYGHVAGVETTTGPLGQGIANSVGFAIAEENLRARWGSKIVDHWTYVIAGDGCLMEGVSQEAIALAGKQQLSRLIVLWDDNGITIDGKVSLSDVTDQKARFAASGWNVLSCDGHDPEDIDRALTAAKRSDKPTMIACKTHIALGHAAQDTSKGHGALTDAAQMAAAKAAYGWEYGPFEIPADVKAAWEAMGKRGAAAHAEWNTRLAALSTAKQAEFARIFAGTAPAKLAAAIRSVKKTAAETAPKLATRAASEKVLAAINPVMTETLGGSADLTGSNNTKTADLGVFSPEDRKGRYVYYGIREHGMAAAMNGMALHGGVRPYAGTFMCFTDYARPSMRLSALMGVPVVYVMTHDSIGLGEDGPTHQPVEHLAMSRATPNTLVIRPADMVETAEAWEVALTETKRPTVLALSRQNLPAVRKTHTNTNMVAKGAYVLAEAVAKRQVILMATGSEIEIALKAKDALEAEGIGTRVVSMPCMELFAAQDDAYRRKVLPPGPVRVAIEAGVRMGWDRWLLGQGGREAKSGFIGMSSFGASAPMERLYKEFGITAEHTVAMAKSML; encoded by the coding sequence TTGGACATCCAAACCCTTCGCGACCGGCATCCCGATCATTGGAAGCGCGCCTGCGCCATCCGCACGCTGACGCTCGATGCGGTGGCAGCCGCGAATTCGGGCCATTCGGGCATGCCGATGGGCATGGCGGATGTGGCGACGGTGCTTTTCGACAAGCATCTGAGCTTTGATCCCAAAGCGCCCCGCTGGGCCAACCGTGACCGATTCATCCTGTCGGCGGGCCACGGGTCGATGCTGATCTATGCGCTGCTCTACCTGACAGGGTATGAAGATGTGACGCTCGAGCAGATCAAGAATTTCCGCCAATGGGGTGCCATTACGGCGGGCCATCCGGAATATGGCCATGTCGCGGGTGTCGAAACCACGACCGGCCCTTTGGGCCAAGGCATCGCCAATTCGGTGGGCTTTGCGATTGCCGAAGAAAACCTGCGCGCGCGCTGGGGGTCGAAGATCGTCGACCATTGGACCTATGTGATCGCCGGTGACGGCTGCCTGATGGAGGGCGTGTCGCAGGAAGCGATTGCGCTGGCCGGCAAGCAGCAACTGAGCCGCCTGATCGTGCTGTGGGATGACAACGGCATCACCATCGACGGCAAGGTGTCGCTGTCGGATGTGACCGACCAGAAAGCGCGCTTTGCGGCGTCGGGCTGGAACGTGCTGTCCTGCGACGGTCACGACCCCGAAGACATCGACCGCGCCCTGACGGCGGCCAAGCGGTCAGACAAGCCGACGATGATTGCCTGCAAGACGCATATCGCGCTTGGCCATGCCGCGCAGGACACGTCAAAGGGCCATGGCGCACTGACCGATGCCGCGCAGATGGCGGCGGCAAAAGCGGCTTACGGCTGGGAGTATGGCCCCTTCGAAATCCCCGCCGATGTGAAAGCGGCGTGGGAAGCGATGGGCAAGCGTGGCGCGGCTGCCCATGCCGAATGGAACACACGTCTTGCCGCACTTTCGACGGCCAAGCAGGCGGAATTCGCCCGTATCTTCGCAGGCACCGCTCCGGCCAAGCTGGCGGCGGCGATCCGTTCGGTGAAGAAAACCGCCGCCGAAACCGCCCCGAAGCTCGCCACCCGTGCGGCATCGGAAAAGGTGCTGGCGGCGATCAATCCGGTGATGACCGAAACGCTCGGCGGGTCGGCCGACCTGACCGGTTCGAACAACACCAAGACCGCCGATCTGGGCGTGTTCAGCCCCGAGGACCGCAAGGGCCGCTACGTCTATTACGGCATCCGCGAACATGGCATGGCGGCGGCGATGAACGGCATGGCGCTGCATGGCGGCGTGCGCCCCTATGCCGGCACCTTCATGTGCTTTACCGATTATGCCCGCCCCTCGATGCGGCTTTCGGCGCTGATGGGCGTGCCGGTGGTTTACGTCATGACCCACGACTCTATCGGTCTGGGCGAAGACGGCCCGACCCACCAGCCGGTCGAACATCTGGCGATGTCACGCGCAACGCCGAACACGCTGGTGATCCGCCCCGCCGATATGGTGGAAACCGCCGAGGCATGGGAGGTCGCGCTGACCGAAACCAAGCGCCCGACGGTGCTGGCCCTGTCGCGTCAGAACCTGCCTGCGGTGCGTAAAACCCACACCAACACCAACATGGTCGCCAAAGGCGCCTATGTGCTGGCCGAAGCCGTGGCGAAGCGTCAGGTGATCCTGATGGCGACCGGTTCGGAAATCGAGATTGCGCTGAAAGCCAAAGATGCGCTGGAAGCCGAAGGCATCGGCACCCGCGTGGTATCCATGCCCTGCATGGAGTTGTTCGCCGCGCAGGATGACGCTTACCGCCGCAAGGTGCTGCCGCCCGGTCCGGTGCGCGTGGCAATCGAGGCAGGCGTCCGCATGGGCTGGGACCGCTGGCTTCTGGGCCAAGGCGGGCGCGAGGCC